A genomic segment from Diospyros lotus cultivar Yz01 chromosome 5, ASM1463336v1, whole genome shotgun sequence encodes:
- the LOC127802400 gene encoding NAC domain-containing protein 104-like, with protein sequence MGDHNNVNLPPGFRFYPTDEELVVHFLHRKASLLPFHPDVIPDLDLYPYDPWDLDGKAMAEGNKWYFFSRKTQNRITGNGYWKAFGGDEPIFSSACKKVGLKKFYVFHIGEAPSGVKTNWIMQEYRLPDSSVSTSRSSKRRGNSKEDYSTWVLCRVYEHNYDDDNDNDSNELSCLDEVFLSLDDFDEISLPN encoded by the exons ATGGGTGATCATAACAACGTGAATCTCCCACCCGGGTTCAGATTCTATCCCACAGACGAAGAGCTCGTCGTCCATTTCCTTCACCGGAAGGCTTCTCTTCTCCCATTCCATCCCGATGTCATCCCCGATCTCGATCTCTATCCCTATGATCCCTGGGACTTGGATG gGAAGGCCATGGCGGAGGGCAACAAATGGTACTTCTTCAGCAGGAAGACGCAGAACAGGATCACCGGCAATGGGTACTGGAAGGCATTCGGTGGAGATGAACCAATATTCTCCAGCGCTTGCAAGAAAGTTGGGTTGAAGAAATTCTATGTCTTCCACATCGGGGAAGCTCCATCTGGGGTCAAAACTAATTGGATAATGCAGGAGTACAGGCTGCCGGATTCTTCTGTTTCCACCAGCCGATCTTCGAAACGACGAGGAAATTCAAAAGAG gattATAGTACCTGGGTGTTGTGTCGGGTTTACGAGCACAACTATGACGATGACAATGACAATGACAGCAACGAACTCTCCTGTTTGGATGAAGTTTTTTTATCATTGGATGATTTCGATGAGATTAGTTTGCCTAATTAA